In the Azospirillum formosense genome, one interval contains:
- a CDS encoding MFS transporter: MDTSNRAGGAPSPRSWRTPGFVIACGCLIAMLAFGPRSSMGLFTAPLSEAHGWGRDVFALSIAIQNLVWGIGTPFAGALCDRYGPALVLGISGVLYALGLALMPYADTPLMLHLSSGLLIGLGLAGASFGIVIAGFSRIVPPEKRSWSMGVATAAGSMGQFLFAPTGQAFIAAYGWQTALILFGASMLMIPVLASSFAGAGGSKSAQAVTGADIGFAATIRQAFKHRSYVLLVTGFFVCGFQLAFITTHLPPYLTAAGISPGLASWAMALIGLFNVVGSYMSGVLGGKMSKRLLLCANYTLRGLCTALFILLPVTPVSVILYAAAMGLLWLSTVPPTSGLVVLMFGTRYLGMLYGFAFLSHQVGGFLGVWLGGVLYERIGSYDVVWWASVVLALAAAVVNWPIAEKPAPALAAEAKA; encoded by the coding sequence TTGGACACCAGCAACCGGGCGGGCGGGGCGCCTTCGCCCCGCTCCTGGCGGACGCCGGGATTCGTCATCGCCTGCGGCTGCCTGATCGCCATGCTGGCGTTCGGCCCGCGGTCCAGCATGGGCCTGTTCACCGCCCCCCTGTCGGAGGCGCACGGCTGGGGCCGCGACGTCTTCGCCCTGTCGATCGCCATCCAGAATCTGGTCTGGGGCATCGGCACCCCCTTCGCCGGGGCGCTGTGCGACCGCTACGGCCCGGCGCTGGTGCTGGGGATCAGCGGCGTCCTCTACGCGCTGGGGCTGGCGCTGATGCCCTACGCCGACACGCCGCTGATGCTGCATCTCAGCTCCGGCCTGCTGATCGGCCTGGGTCTGGCCGGGGCGTCCTTCGGCATCGTCATCGCCGGCTTCAGCCGCATCGTCCCGCCGGAGAAGCGGAGCTGGTCGATGGGTGTCGCCACCGCCGCCGGCTCGATGGGCCAGTTCCTGTTCGCTCCCACCGGCCAGGCCTTCATCGCCGCCTACGGCTGGCAGACGGCGCTGATCCTGTTCGGCGCCTCGATGCTGATGATCCCCGTCCTTGCCTCCTCCTTCGCCGGGGCGGGCGGGTCGAAGAGCGCGCAGGCCGTCACCGGGGCCGACATCGGTTTCGCCGCGACGATCCGGCAGGCCTTCAAGCACCGCAGCTACGTCCTGCTGGTCACCGGCTTCTTCGTCTGCGGCTTCCAGCTCGCCTTCATCACCACGCACCTGCCGCCCTATCTGACCGCCGCCGGGATCAGCCCCGGCCTCGCCTCCTGGGCGATGGCGCTGATCGGGCTGTTCAACGTGGTCGGCTCCTACATGTCGGGCGTGCTGGGCGGCAAGATGAGCAAGCGCCTGCTGCTCTGCGCCAACTATACGCTGCGCGGCCTGTGCACGGCGCTCTTCATCCTGCTGCCGGTCACCCCGGTTTCGGTGATCCTCTACGCCGCGGCGATGGGCCTGCTCTGGCTGTCCACGGTGCCGCCGACCTCCGGCCTCGTCGTTCTGATGTTCGGCACGCGCTATCTCGGCATGCTCTACGGTTTCGCCTTCCTCAGCCATCAGGTGGGCGGCTTCCTCGGCGTGTGGCTGGGCGGCGTGCTGTACGAGCGCATCGGCTCTTACGACGTGGTGTGGTGGGCCAGCGTGGTCCTCGCCCTGGCCGCCGCGGTGGTGAACTGGCCGATCGCCGAGAAGCCCGCCCCCGCCCTGGCGGCGGAAGCCAAGGCCTGA
- a CDS encoding LysR family transcriptional regulator, with translation MKLNEIRTFVAVAEAQSVQEAAHRLGLTQSAVSRLIQRLEAELGVPLFDRQTKPLALTRDGEMALAHAHRVLKATDELSDAFAGAAQPRGLLRLGVAHVLSAIAAHHPLDRLRTAFPGLTIRLHSDWSTPLVEQVRNGTLDGALVLTHDAQTPPDDLDAVCISREPVRIVASAELAGRREWTLPAMNAVGWVLQPDGCQYRTAMSRAMAQHGPALNVTVEGFDQSLLLSLVARGVGFGLAPLRLIAPTAQAAQLRALETPDFALTVAVWLLRGRFTGRIGPVFDALEDSLLDLLPPAAEGPLPLPCHSAAE, from the coding sequence ATGAAGCTCAACGAGATCCGCACCTTCGTCGCCGTGGCCGAGGCCCAATCGGTGCAGGAGGCCGCGCATCGGCTGGGGCTGACCCAGTCCGCCGTCTCGCGCCTGATCCAGCGGCTGGAGGCGGAGCTTGGCGTGCCGCTGTTCGACCGCCAGACCAAGCCGCTGGCCCTGACCCGCGACGGCGAGATGGCGCTGGCCCACGCGCACCGGGTGCTGAAAGCGACGGACGAGCTGTCGGACGCCTTCGCCGGGGCCGCCCAACCGCGGGGGCTGCTGCGGCTGGGGGTGGCCCATGTGCTGAGCGCCATCGCCGCGCATCATCCGCTGGACCGGCTGCGCACCGCCTTTCCCGGCCTGACCATCCGCCTGCATTCGGACTGGAGCACGCCGCTGGTCGAGCAGGTGCGCAACGGCACGCTGGACGGCGCGCTGGTGCTGACCCACGACGCCCAGACGCCCCCGGATGACCTGGACGCCGTCTGCATCTCCCGCGAGCCGGTGCGCATCGTCGCGTCGGCCGAGCTGGCCGGGCGGCGGGAGTGGACCCTGCCGGCGATGAACGCGGTGGGCTGGGTGCTCCAGCCCGACGGTTGCCAGTACCGGACCGCCATGAGCCGCGCGATGGCGCAGCACGGGCCGGCGCTGAACGTCACGGTGGAGGGGTTCGACCAGTCGCTGCTGCTGTCGCTGGTCGCCCGCGGCGTCGGGTTCGGCCTGGCGCCGCTGCGGCTGATCGCGCCGACGGCCCAGGCCGCGCAGCTGCGGGCGCTGGAGACTCCGGACTTCGCGCTGACCGTCGCGGTGTGGCTGCTGCGCGGCCGCTTCACCGGGCGCATCGGCCCCGTCTTCGACGCGCTGGAGGACAGTTTGCTGGACCTGCTGCCCCCGGCGGCGGAGGGGCCTCTGCCCCTGCCCTGCCATTCCGCGGCCGAATAA